One Setaria viridis chromosome 5, Setaria_viridis_v4.0, whole genome shotgun sequence genomic region harbors:
- the LOC117855205 gene encoding protein LURP-one-related 5 yields MAIVGAEYCDPEERVLTVRKTSHFSPGDGFAAYDSRTGGLAFRADTYGRGHGGGAASSGELALLGPAGEPLLTVRRRRPSLHQRWEGFLGSRADGQKPLFSARRSSILGGAAAGAIVELLPPLSSSPGAPELLRVDGSFARRCCRVVAAPRAEGEKAKMVAEIKRKVDEGTRVVMGRDVFVLKVRPGFDAAFAMGIVLVLDQIAGDEVGADAGADVLDAKIW; encoded by the coding sequence ATGGCGATCGTGGGCGCCGAGTACTGCGACCCCGAGGAGCGCGTCCTGACGGTGCGCAAGACCTCGCACTTCTCCCCCGGCGACGGCTTCGCGGCCTACGACAGCCGCACGGGCGGGTTGGCCTTCCGCGCCGACACCTACGGCCGGGGCcacggcgggggcgcggcgtcGTCGGGCGAGCTCGCGCTGCTCGGACCGGCCGGGGAGCCGCTCCTCACcgttcgccggcggcgcccgtcGCTGCACCAGCGCTGGGAGGGCTTCCTGGGCTCCCGCGCCGACGGCCAGAAGCCGCTCTTCTCGGCCCGCCGGTCCTCcatcctcggcggcgccgcggcgggggccatCGTCGAGCTCCTCCCGCCGCTCTCCTCGTCGCCGGGCGCCCCCGAGCTGCTCCGCGTCGACGGATCCTTCGCGCGGCGGTGCTGCCGCGTGGTGGCGGCGCCCAGGGCCGAGGGGGAGAAGGCGAAGATGGTGGCGGAGATCAAGAGGAAGGTGGACGAGGGGACGCGGGTGGTCATGGGCAGGGACGTGTTCGTGCTCAAGGTGAGGCCCGGCTTCGACGCGGCCTTCGCCATGGGGATCGTGCTCGTGCTCGACCAGATCGCGGGCGACGAGGTCGGAGCCGACGCCGGAGCGGACGTCCTCGACGCCAAGATCTGGTGA
- the LOC117856510 gene encoding uncharacterized mitochondrial protein AtMg00810-like codes for MTDLGNLHHFLGISITCSSQDLFLSQRQYALDLQHAGMAEYHSTVCLFMHDLRELHMALIKRILRYVKGMLSFGFHIGTGPIQSLTTYFDWAGCRNSRRSTSDFCVYLGDNLVSWSSKR; via the exons ATGACGGATCTTGGCAACCTACACCACTTCCTCGGCATCTCCATCACGTGTTCCTCCCAGGACCTGTTCTTGTCTCAGCGACAGTACGCCCTGGATCTTCAGCATGCTGGCATGGCTGAGTATCACTCTACA gtgtgcctcttcatgcatgacctACGCGAGCTCCACATGGCcctgatcaagcgcatcctacGCTATGTGAAGGGAATGCTCTCCTTCGGGTTTCACATCGGTACCGGCCCTATTCAGTCTCTAACTACCTACTTCGATTGGGCTGGCTGCCGGAACTCTAGACGCTCGACCTCCGACTTCTGCGTCTACCTCGGCGACAATTTGGtatcttggtcctccaagcgctAG